The DNA region TGGAGTGAAGAACGGAAGCCGGGCTCAGGAGGAGAGCCTCTTCCGCAGCACCAACCTCTTTCTCTCAATGTATCGTTATGCGGAATATGCCGAGGATTACGGTCTGGAGAAAAGCAAGTTCCAATATCCGATGCCTGTGAGATTCGGAGGCATCTATGTGCCAGACGCTACCGTATTCAGGGCTGGAGCCAAGGATAACTTTGCCTTGCTCGATACTCCTTACTATATGTCGTTCGTAGCAGTAGCCGCCATCAATCATCCTGATTTAGATAGAGATGGGAACATCTGTGAAGAAGATGCCGCATTGACAAAGAACAAAATGAGGACGATGCTGCGTATCGGTTTGCTGAACGGACACGACAGCATCGTGCTAGGTGCATTCGGTTGCGGTGCCTTCCACAATCCTCCGAAACATATCGCAAGACTGTTTCACGAAGTCATCGACGAGAAGGAGTTCATGGACAAGTACAAGCTCATCGCCTTCGCCATCCTTGAAGACCATAACTCGCCAAGAGGTGGAAACCTGCAACCCTTCATCGAGGAATTCAAGTCATAAACTCCCACAGATTTGGCTTT from Segatella copri includes:
- a CDS encoding TIGR02452 family protein; amino-acid sequence: MINDRRQLADVYQQTIDIVLKGHYTSENGEEVKLPDNTKMLKGSRFYTKPLDASNIPTLADGSTKIIVKNDDSIHCGHLLQQEGYNPVVLNLASRRNPGGGVKNGSRAQEESLFRSTNLFLSMYRYAEYAEDYGLEKSKFQYPMPVRFGGIYVPDATVFRAGAKDNFALLDTPYYMSFVAVAAINHPDLDRDGNICEEDAALTKNKMRTMLRIGLLNGHDSIVLGAFGCGAFHNPPKHIARLFHEVIDEKEFMDKYKLIAFAILEDHNSPRGGNLQPFIEEFKS